From the genome of Branchiostoma floridae strain S238N-H82 chromosome 8, Bfl_VNyyK, whole genome shotgun sequence:
caaaagtAACCCGCACTAACGTGCTGccctttcatgaaaatgggtttattttgcaatgacagagggtgtcaaatactacttagtataatatattattgtgattcctttgttgtgaagtggcaaaacgacgattgttttgatcatcagccattcacaagtttttgcagacaatgccgcCTGGagaagtgatgccacttggtacaaaaaatctgtgaattttcattaattttagaaaatagggaagaaacacactgaATTTCAAAAGTAGAATAGTGGAGCTGAGCttggagtatagtggagggcctccgttattccatcctctggggaggactctgacatattaaaaaaatttacttttccgaaccaacttttcactagtccgaaatctaaatgatattttcctatctattttcacttccagtagTGGAATTCTTCTATTGTTCTGCACTGACCAATGGTTGATGCCATGGCTGTGGAAAGTaacacgtaacgttataccaaaatctcactcatggaaaaatcttattCTTACTTGCCCGTTCGGGCAAGTAGGGTAGGACATGTGCTTGACAgatcagcacttttacttgccctggacaatcaggctagtggacttgtctaaccctgtcTAGATCTGAGTTTCCTCtcttaatacccccctcacattaggcgaaaatagatcggacgacaagtctgcgagctctaaattatgaggaggcatgaccctgatgccgacgaagaaattgcagagttcccccttcctgCAAGGGTCATgtctcctcgtaatttagagctcgcagactcgtcgtccgatcgatttttgcctaTAAGGGATTTCTAATCATGTAGCAAACTAGATGGCttcatgtacatgacattcTTGAAATTATCTTGGACTAATCTTTCTTGTTAATGACGCACAATAAAGAATGCAACAAAAAACACCATTGTTACCTGTCTAAATGGAAGGCTGCTATTTCTGCATTGTGCCTGTCATACCCATCATATGGCTTCCCTTCTATGATGTATTCTCTTGGATATCTGGAACAAAGAAGGTAAGTGAGAAGTGGAACAAAAACAGGGTATGCGTAAAAGTCATGGTGGCCTTGCGATGAGGGTTCCTAAGGCCAcgccaaatttatttgttgcttctcagatttttttaaagaaaaaaattgggctGACAGgtcaaactatttttttttcaaaaggtctggggtagatctaaagatatacaaaatgtacaacaccCTGAGGAGTTTAAAggcacattttatacaatgattgaatgaatcccttcctttgatttgttactaatgttctgaataaatgGTAATATCTtaaggtttgtgatagcaaaacctgtattatgtTTTCCCTGGACTTGAAATTTAAAATGTTGATGGCTttacctggcttttgactcaggtagCCAtctggacaacctggctgaaaaaagtatttcaagcaatGAGTTCACCCACCTTTTTGGTTTGAAGACTGCTTTTTGATGCCCGTTGAGTACTAACAGTGCCTTCAGCTGAGTGCCCTTGTACCCTACGTCTGCATGGGTAATCTCAGCTGTGGCCATCGCTCGCAGGATACCGCCCAACTCCTCCGCATCTCTGTGAGAGTGTAGAACACATCAAGtgacatcatcattatcatcatcctcGCTGCATATCAGTCACTATCAGTCAATGTAGAACACAAATGACGCCTTAGAATGTATTGCCGGCTGCCAGCATGAGTGCTATATAGGTATaaagcattctcctacgcagagacatccaacagcgCCAGCCAATCGCCtattgtctgtactctgctttttCAACTGTccccatcagttcctgtgggcgttgCCGAATACTGgtcagctgtcagccaatcggAAAATAAGCCttttagttttcaaaagggatctcgtatttataagggtaagctcataaatatttataagcagggcggtcaggaactgatggtgacggttgagatggCAGAGTACAGACATGAGGTGGTATGCTGGtgctgttggatgtctctgcatTGGAGGATGGTATAAAGTGCACAGACCACTTGTACAATTCCCATGTGGTCTAGTGGTTATGATTTGtcgctctcaccgccaaggcccgggttcgattcccgacgtgggaaccaatgtaagaaGCGAGTAAAACTGTCTCCTGGATCTCGGGATTCAAACATGTGTCGAATTTGGGCCGCCAGCTTACAAGCCAATGACTAGACCACTACGGCAAAAGGTTGGAGCCGTTTGACATGGTTTGGCGGTACTTGAactccactgttacactacaaaTTGTACTATAGGGTGTCAAAAAAAGCACATATATCAAGGCTACAGTCTATGCCATCGAAGTACATGTCAATGAAATCGTCTTCTGGgggggacgtaaaatgggggtcccgtgctcgaggaggcgcctcgaCAACATTATAAatcacattgggtacctactgccTATGGTACTGGCTACAAATAAACCCGatatataatatcatattattatatcatattaaaTATACTTACTCTGGGTAGATGTGTCTTGAACTGACCCAGCTGGCTGCAATAGTCCAAGGGGATCTTCCTCCCAGGTCCGCAGTGAAATCAATCTCCTCGAACCCTGCCAACCCCCCTTTCTGCACATGGTTCCGTCCAGGCTCTCTTTTATCTAACATCAAGCCATCCAGTAGTAAGTTGGAGGACAACGCTATGTGTTCCTCTTTCTGTTGTTTCCGCTGTAGCCATGTTTTGTCTTTCCCGTGTGCGTTAGATCGTCCGGCTAGTATATACAAAATCACAAGGGCCAGGACCACAACAATTGCTAGTAGAACGAAGCGCTGTTTTAACTTCAATCCCATGCTCATAATATCTCTGATACACCTGTCCCGTATATACTCATATATTCCTCTTTGGCAAGGTTTTTGGCAACATTCTATACAACAATATTCTACATAAAGTTTCCTACCATATGTGATTGACACATGGATAATTGAATTAAAGTTCCGACCGGATACAAAAACATGCACAAAGCTGGCGAAGCATGGCGAATTCTACCGAATTTTCCTGTGGCACTTCGACAGGGTTGTTCAGTTAATCCTTAGAGTTGGTGAACAGGCCTTGATCTTGGTCAGAAGGGGGTAGAATAAACGAAAAAAGCACCACGTCCGCATTGTTGACATCTGAcggtcgccatcttgtttctccCGCGTGGATAGTAATTACCTCCGACCAATCAGCAATCAGGTCAAAGGCCAGTAAAAAACAAACCCGGAAGTATGTGAAACCAAGAAGACAACAGGAAGAACGAGTTGTCTTACTTTCTTTTCTCTTAGCACAGTTACGTCACTGTGATCTAGAAGGTCGGAAAGTATGGGGGAGACATTACTACTACATCTTTTGGTATTTGTGAGTTTGTTCCTGTCGTTTTTGGCGACGGGACAGGGAGAGGAGCCACCTGTTGGTCATCTGCAGCATCTTGGAGCTCACCAGCCTCCAGTGGGACAGGTTAGTCAGGAAAACTAGTCATGTtgacgatatatatatataacttgaATAACGTTaagaaaagttttcaaatgCTGGCTTAAAGAACACAAAAATGTACTACTGCAGTCAAacgtatgtaacgttacctttacTGAGAAAGGATTGAGAACTCATGTGACCTAAAGAAAATGGTTACAGTAGATAGGTGGACAATGTGGACGGGAACAACAAAAAGTCACCACAAAAGCTTCGTGGTCCTAATATAATAGACAAAAGTGGTCAcgagtacaggtttgactgttaagTTTTAATAGAACCAAGGATTCAAAGAGTGAAAATTGTTCCTCCGACCTGTATACAGGTTGAGTCCTTGGATTACGTGCCGACTCCAGAAGACTTCTACCACAACTACATCCTGCCCAGCAAACCTGTCATCTTCACAGGAGCAGCCAAACATCTACCAGCTTTTCAACTATGGTCTGATGCATACATCATGGAAAAGTATGGAGACATTGAGGTATGTGATAGTCCATTTTCTAAACACCAACAATATCAGTAAACTTGAATACATATGAAACTTGCAATCAAAGCGGCTATGTACCTTACTAGTAAAGCAATAATCAATGGATTATTGtcatcacttttactacaccaaaTGTATATCATTTATGTCAGATGTAAGAAATATTAGTGATTTTGAGTAGATACTTGACAATTTAAGGATTGCCACACTACGAGAGAGCAGAAAGCTGCATCTGTTTCATACAGTTGATAATACAAGTCTTTATATAATGCAAGTCATAACATtacagaggtattgttttcagtctgtgcaaggaggttacatatccctatataacctccttggtctgtgtgtttgtttgcaaaatCTTATGTGTCTACAGTTATTTCAATATTGTAGAGGGACAGGATGTGAGGCAGAAGATGGTGCAactggagactggcaggattggaaggttggcttggcctgggtccaaagttgATCCAGCAGGTTGACAGAAAAATTCATAgacaaaacaactttttaaagttATTGAAATAGACAGAGTAGcaattatgaataaaaaaaatcaacaaaatctcTAGATATTTTACAGATTTTTTCTTGAATATATTAGCATATATTTGTGAACCTCacttaatttttttatcaatctGACCTTGCTGCAGGTTCAGGTTGACTACAGGAAGAAGGAGAACAGAGACAGACCAGGAGACACGATGACGATGGAGAAATTCCTGCTAAATTACAACTCATCAGACTTCTACATGGTCACTACTGTCCCAGAGGTACAAGTTACGACTGTCATCTTGTGGTGGTTATAATCTTATAGACTGTACAGAATATATTTGTTAGACTTTCagttagttactgtaaatgcagttaagTCTGCTGGGATTTGATTTCACGGttgcgggaaaaatgacttttcgcggtggtattaattttgcggtagcaccttGCCCtgttgtctcttactgccaagaaaaatgttcgccgtggttttaagtttgcggtgaagcggccattGCAAAaaatgcgaacattaaaccaattaaaaagtttctgcatttacagtaagtaagATTAGTGATGCCATATGCAGATCTGATACAGAGATATGTAACTCTTGCACCTGTAATGTGAAAGAAGGTCCAAGGCTTATAAGCTATATTGTAGTCTTGTTTATACTTTTAAAAAGGTAAATATGTCCCATAGCCTTAGGGGCAGGGCTGTTAATTACCATGTCTGGGACACTGTAATGCAAGGCAGAGCCACCACTTTTGACCTAATTATGCATGTAAAGTgctttcaaaaggacaaaatgtcTAACCAAGAGATAAAACCAGTGACTTCCCAATCCCATATCTGCTAGCCTAGTCACATTGTCCAATATTGCCACAAATACAACCATTTATTTCAGTGGCTAtagataatacatgtagttagcaACTGTAGTATTACCTGTTTTAGATAAAATGAGTTATAGCCTTACCTATAATAgccttcagcttgactttgccttaccttcGTTTCCtattgaaatccaaattgtctacatcttgactttgtcttacctttgCTTCCTATTGGACACCCAAAATTGtattcagctcttttgcattcatagttaaggtataaaagaccagtttctcccagatcacttcagtgtcaatgacaaaagatagttgatactatctgaaatgccggaccatttccaaaatcatatccagttgcttgagtaactgcttttggcatatcttattacttggatgtctaatcttcatcgacgtatactAGGGTCGGGTATCGGTTCAGCTACCGGTACagaaccgttttttcttattgtaccaGACCTGACTTGAagaaattaggtggaccggacgttggacctattagaaaattaacagattatttgttCAGGCAtgcacacgttttggtgcttgcaggtggaagaaaataacaagagtgaagtagagaaaattttatagtcatttctatcaagttttacagtcaatcgtacaggtgcagttagcattgttgGATTCTAAGACACCAGTttgagtcgaatactccaccaaacagatttctttgcagtgaaatggaccattggccTGAGTCATATTGCAtcgggtccaggttcaggtccggacctgatcctctggacctgaaccggacctgaattttctgtaccggtacccacccctaacgtATACTAAAGCTTGCTTTGTTTCTTCCCTCCCAGCCGATGATGGAGGAGGTATACCTCCCCTCCTGTCTGTCCTGTGGTGGTTTCACCAGTAACCTACAGGACTATGTCATGTGGATATCCAGTGGGGGGACCAAGTCCCACCTCCACATGGACAACATTGACAATGTGATGTGTATGATCAGTGGCAGTAAGGAGTGGTTGATGGTGGACAGACAGGCAGGCGCTAACGTGAGGCTGGACAGACATGAGGGGGCCTACAGCACGGTTGATGTGGACAGGTGACTACAATTTTGTATTCTATTACAATATATCagaccacactgacttgattttatggatgacattctctggagACCCTAAAACTATAGTGTGAGGGCAAAAAAGAAAATCCAGCATAAAATGCTGCTAAACTACAGGACTAGACATCCAGTTCATTCTTTCCTAGGCTTGGTTtatcttatgttcacctccagtaagataCAATCGTCaccatttcaatcatgtttatattgccATGCCTTGACCATGTGCCCtagagagcagatcctctggcaagcataagaTTCTggttgaccagggatgccattGGGTGACATTagcaacattttttaaaaatatttggatagcaggcaaaaatcaatgcctACATGGATGTCATCTAAAGATCAAGTCATTGTGACCTTCACCTTTGCTAAAGCCAAGATCTTGTAAATGTCATGTAAATCAAACATTCCTGACACCTGAAGAGATCTTACAACTAGCTGTGTTGTGGTAATCTGTACGTAATACAGTCCTTGTTCACATACAGGGTGGACATGTACCAGTATCCAGAATTCCGCAACCTCCCGTGGTGGTCGGCTCATATCGGCCCGGGGGACTGCCTGTATGTTCCGTACGCGTGGCTACATCAAGTCCGCTCCCACGGGAGAAACATCGCCATCAACAACTGGTGGACGCCACTCTCTGTGTTTGACTACCAGGACTGTGAAGGGAAAGACACAAAGGCACCCATTCCACTGAGTATGCTGGAATTCACTCCAGGTGCACATACAAGGTAGGAAATTACATTATTCTTAAGGTTTTATGTCTGTAGCTTTGTCTACTATGCTCAAGTTTTATCTTAGTTTAGTAAAACACTTTTATTACACTTCATGCCATTCACTGTATATGATCTCTTCCCTTTGCACTCTCATACCTGAGACTAGGGGTGGTTACCGGTTTCAGGTGcaggtatggtccaggtccagaggatcaggtccaggtccggacctcaaCCAGGACCTAATTGGCAATACTctaaacaatggtccatttcactacaaaggaatctgtttggtggagtatcctatatTCACATGAACAATGTTAACTGCCTTTGTTAAGTTAAACTAAGtttgactatagaaacttgATATAGTCTGTTCAGTGTTTAATTGGTCCACTGAATTCCGTTATTTGTGGGCcggtccaacaacaaaaaacggttttgtaatGGTACACTGTACCAAGCCAACCAATAGCTAAGACTGTTTGTTTTCAATGATGATCAGGTTTATAGTGAAGGTCCTGTTAGAAGAACATGGTGGCCAGCTACCCAAGGACACCGTCCAACGCATGGTCCTGTGGGAACACAGCGGTCAACAGCTGATCAGCGACGAGGACTTCAGCCAAATGGACACCAACGGTGATGGACAACTCAGTGTAGAGGAAATGGATCGACTAGAGGTAATACAAGTTACCGTTTTCAAGTTTTGTGTCCTTCTCTActgtgttctagccagcctgagaTTTTTTTCCAGTCTCCTGGAGATTTGAATAGAAATCCCGTCAAAGGAGCGACGATCCTTGGCTCtccaaaaaaaatgtgaaatcttgaccctctgaaatgctatttcctttctCTTGAGAGGCAATTTTTTGTTGGTAAGACTCTGCTTGGTTCATTAGaatctttacatgccaattttgtTCGTTTCTGCAAACTGCAAATTTCCGACAGAAAGACAAACGCTGGCTAGAACCGTTTCTCTAATATTCTGACTCTTCTCTTCGATTTCATAAATTTCTCCAAGTATGGGTCGGTACAGGTatttcccggtgtgagtggatcaaacctgtAAAATTGAGTGATCAAATGTGTAAAACTGGTGTGTATACCTATCGGCAGTTAACTGGTTaagtgaaacaaagaaacaatacCGCTGTATTTTCAGTTGGAGGAAGTACACAAGCTGTTCGACGGCATACACCCCGGGGAAATCAACACCATGGGGGCGTGGCAGAGTCGTAGGAACGCGATCCAACAGCTGCTGAAGTCTCTGGACACGCCCTTAGAAGGCGAGGCCAAAGAATTCCTGTACAACTGGCAACGGACGGATCAAGAGACACTGGAGTTCTTGGCTTCCCGTGAAGGAAGTCTTCCAGAAGCTGTTGTAGACTTTATGAAGTCAGAACTAAAGGTTAAGCCATCTTTTGGTGGCCATGATGACTTGTGAAAGTTTTGGTTTGGGTGCAATATATAGTGGACAAGTTTTCCTACCCTTGGTAATTGTTGCAAGCTATAATGATGAGAACCTATTTATAAGAACTTACTGTAGTGTATATGCTTAGGGTGTTAATATTTTGGCAAAGTGTTTTTGAATGCCAACTCAGAATTGATACATCATTCTTTTGGCTGTTTGTCAGAATTTGCTTGCCAATGGATTTCCTCTCAACTGACATTTCTCTGTGCACATTTCCATAATGAACTTCCATATTCTTGTTGTATTAGTGAATGCTATTTCTGTTGTAAATATTCAATACAAAGAACAGCTATTCAAACATCTTCTCAAACATCATGAATCTCATACAACATGCTGCTGGTAAAATTGATAGTTCTATGTATGGACCAATGACATTCCCTGACTGTCTAGTTTATCatagaatgaataaatgaattaagTTTAATATACAAGGGATTTGTATGGGTTTAATGTCATTACCAGCTTTGAAATGATGGTGCCAGTTAGGATGATTCTAAAGCAATTCTATAACatagaaaattatttttctgttagAATTTATACCGTATGGTTAGAGTTTGAACATTTCTGTCCTATTTTAGACCATTTCTGTGCTATTTTAGTAGATTTCTATCAGGGCTCCTTATATCTTAAGGGTAGAGAGTATAAGGAGCCCCAGAAGAAATcatatggtacccaggctacgatTTTAGACCACCTATGCAAGCTTTTTTTGGCATTGAGAAGAATACTTTTATAATAACTTTAACACAAAGGAGACATAGAAAATCACACTTCCTGTTGTACCATATGTCAGATGTTTATTATTTGACTCTGATAACGCAAACTGACATCTATTCTGCAGAGGACTTGGCCTTGGGTAGCCTCTTCTTCACCACCACAGGCTTCTGACTGCGCAGGATAGCACTGGCACGGCGCAGGGCAGGCTGGAACAACAGGCATTCAGTCAGAACATTCTTAGAGCaacccagggctctagccagcgtccgtttttccgtcaattgacggaaatttgctgcgtgtgacggaaaattttttaaaccaatccgtcaaccttgacggacaaaaatccttgttggaagctacaggcgacttggggacgccgtaaaagccacacactgtttgttttgctattgttattattgttgatgaaatgtgtcggcgccctttcgcaaactataatctcattaaaaatccgtttttcaaggtctcagttcagtctttctaactcctgaaatagtgttttcgcaacaatgggaattggcggacggaaaaaaatttgagctggctagagccctggagcAACCAAAGAAAAtagtcaaaataaaaaaaatgacccaagaaaaacacaaaatttgGTACATTAAATAATTCCGGAGCTTTCCAATTTAAGAGGAGACCTCCCAACACAAACATGTTCTAGTTTACACTGCATCTCCtttcctaccacaaaattaagtcCCTTTAAATCAATCTATTATATAACGCAAATCTCTCTGGATGGAATTCTCATCATCAAAATACTTGCCATTGCCTTAAGAAAATTTCAAAAAACGTTTTATGATGATCCTGACATTAAAGGTTTTTTAATTTTATCTCAGTGTTTATGGTACACTGTTCTTGCCAGCATAGTTGAGGCCCAtgtgctgtgatttgtatcccatATGTTTTGATTAGGGCTCCTATTTTGTGTTTTAAACaacacattgtttttttgttgttttgtgcaaagatttaaaaaatctgagaCGTGCAATGCAGGAAATACTGTTTCTGAGGGTTACAAATCCAATAATTTTTAGgaggatgtccccagacccTTTTACAATGCCCTCCATTTGGCTAGGCCGAGCTAAGAtgccccctatgctgtgaaaaaatcctggtaaGAACCCTGTGGTACATCACATCCCTTCAAAATTCCTAAATCTCTAAGATGTACAATACTACAAATAAAGCATAGGTATAGTCACCATCTTCAGGTCCTTCCTGTAGCCTCGGACAGCACGTCTAATGGTGGTGAGTGTCTGTCGGCCTCCGCGGGACAGGGTCACACGGCTGGTCGCCTTGGCTGGCTTTCTCAGGCCTGAAACAGTGCAgcaatacatgtttttttttttactcgatggtcaccacgtaacaaggcctgaaggccactcaaggttaagggttacatgattggaactgtaacagtaactcttcgccctaggtcagaaacatcatgattgagaccagcccaattgcttactatgagtgaggactaactgacccaataggcaaagcaggggttacaagggctgctcgggagattccctacccctatttttggccggaatggtttgatctgcttgggtggatgttcgcacatgtggcgggttctttaacgtgcttggggtgttgctctccccaaacacaggacttccatttaacgtcctatccgaaggacggcccgtGCCGaagctcattttcacttgagtgaagtgaggaaagtcgtataaTGTACTTCAATACCTGAAGTGTTTATCATAGTACATCAGGGCTTACTCTAGTCCTTTCATTGAAGTTTAGTGGGTTCTAATACATGCATGAAGAGTGTTAATCTTAATGACAATAGTGTCTTTATTTCTCTTGtgatagaaaaaagaaaaaatgatCTCCGTCCAGTTTTAGCTCATTGAAGAGATAGTCTTCCACAGTGGTCGTGATAGTATTTAAAGGTTCAGtataccggggaaattcccctagctcttatagacaaaaacaatgaacagtggattGAGGCATAAGTCatatcctaaggactgcaatcCTTTCTggtagcatgcatgttgggtgagccgtgagcgacacagccggaatggAACTCATGACTTCTAGTTCCAGAAGCAGGGCTGCTAACAACTGGACTATGCACACTGTCATGAAGAACACGTAGCTTGCAACTCGGGCAAACTTCAAGGGAAGTTGCTGTCCTACTAGCCACTGTCTGGGTCATGCTCCTCTTCTCCAGGGTTTTCTAAATTCATACATGACCAGATAACAGAAGGAAGGTAAGAGTAGACAAGCTCTGGGTTTAAGTCACTCACCCTTCTGCTTGCGAGTCACCAAGACAACACCCTTGCCATCTGGAGCAGCCTCCACACCTACAGTCTGaaacagaaatatacacaaattacttATAGCTTCATGAATAATAAAAGGAGATAATCTA
Proteins encoded in this window:
- the LOC118422072 gene encoding bifunctional peptidase and arginyl-hydroxylase JMJD5-like, with protein sequence MGETLLLHLLVFVSLFLSFLATGQGEEPPVGHLQHLGAHQPPVGQVESLDYVPTPEDFYHNYILPSKPVIFTGAAKHLPAFQLWSDAYIMEKYGDIEVQVDYRKKENRDRPGDTMTMEKFLLNYNSSDFYMVTTVPEPMMEEVYLPSCLSCGGFTSNLQDYVMWISSGGTKSHLHMDNIDNVMCMISGSKEWLMVDRQAGANVRLDRHEGAYSTVDVDRVDMYQYPEFRNLPWWSAHIGPGDCLYVPYAWLHQVRSHGRNIAINNWWTPLSVFDYQDCEGKDTKAPIPLSMLEFTPGAHTRFIVKVLLEEHGGQLPKDTVQRMVLWEHSGQQLISDEDFSQMDTNGDGQLSVEEMDRLELEEVHKLFDGIHPGEINTMGAWQSRRNAIQQLLKSLDTPLEGEAKEFLYNWQRTDQETLEFLASREGSLPEAVVDFMKSELKVKPSFGGHDDL
- the LOC118422076 gene encoding 60S ribosomal protein L28-like, producing the protein MSADLQWMIIRNNSSFLLKRNKQSFTREPNNLKARNSYRYNGLVHKKTVGVEAAPDGKGVVLVTRKQKGLRKPAKATSRVTLSRGGRQTLTTIRRAVRGYRKDLKMPALRRASAILRSQKPVVVKKRLPKAKSSAE